The following DNA comes from Lonchura striata isolate bLonStr1 chromosome 4, bLonStr1.mat, whole genome shotgun sequence.
GGACCCGAGCCCAGCCCCGGGCTAGCGCCAGCTCCAAAGGGCCGTTTCCAGAGCAAGCGAGGGGAGCCCGGGCGCAGCCGTGCCCCGGCGCTGCTCCGCAGGCAGGTGCGGGTTCCCGGGGCGCTCGCTGCGGAGTTACCTGGCCGGGCTCAGGGGAAGGGCACCCTGGAGTGGAGCGGCATGCAGCGCCGGTGGGAGCAGCCGTGCCGGTGGAGCTTCCTGCGCAGAGCCAGGTTGGCTgcggagagagagagggagggagggagggaagcgAGGCGTGAGGGTGGCCGCCGGTAGTGCCTCTCCCCGGGACGGGCCGGCCCCGGCGCTCCCCGGAGCTACCGCTGCCCGGGCTGTGCCCTCCGTGCCGCCGGCGTTTCCCGGTAGCAAGTCTGCAAAAGTTGCCCACCCTGTTCCTCTCCCCGCCGcctccctccccaaagttgCCAGACTCCTGGGATAGGCGAAGCATCCTCTCCCGCTGCCTCTAGAAGTAGGGATGAAGCGCACAGATGGATGCGCCAGGTCCAAACTCGTCCCGGAGTTCGCAAACCGCGCGTTGGACGCGGTCAGACGAGCACGCCGGAGGTGCCCATGGCAGGCACGAACCCCGGCTCCCGCCCCGGCACCA
Coding sequences within:
- the APELA gene encoding apelin receptor early endogenous ligand: MRLQLLLCIVAVLLASLLPASGQRPANLALRRKLHRHGCSHRRCMPLHSRVPFP